The Streptococcus gwangjuense nucleotide sequence AACCTATGTCGAACAAGAAGATACACGTGAGAAGATTGATATTGATGTGCTTAATAAAGAAATAGCTGAGACCGTTACTAAGATTGACCACTTGCGTGCAGAGATAGATAAGATTGTCGAGGAGCTGAGCTATGGCAAATGATGTGATTCTCTATCGAACAGATGATGGTGAGTCAGCTATTGAACTCCACTTGGATAATGGAACGGTTTGGCTGACTCAACAAGAACTAGCTGAGCTCTTTCAAACTTCCAAGCAAAATATTAGTAAACATATTAAGGCTATTTTTGAAGATGGTGAGTTGGATGAAGCAGTGGTTGTCAACTATCAGTTGACAACCACTGCTTCATGGTGCAATGGCTGGTAAAACTCAGTCAAAAAAAGTCGCCTACTATAATCTCGATATGATTTTAGCGATTGGCTACCGTGTATACTATATTGAAAATATTGAAAATAATTCCAAAAATAGTAAAAAATCCTTGAATTATCTGTTAAAAACGGTATAATAGAATTAATAGGACCGCCCACCTCTCTTTGATGTGACAAGGCGGACATTTTTTTATACGGAAGTTACTATGAAAATTAAAGAATTTAAAACTTGGGATGAGCAGGTGGCCAAATTAATTGAGCACGGATGTAAAGATATCAAATCAAATGAGTATGCGATTGATATTTTACAAAAGGTTAATTATTATCGGCTAACTGCTTATTTTTTACCTTTTCGTGACAAAGAGACGCAGAAGTATGATTCCAGCAAGGTTTCTTTGGAGAAAATTTATGGAATTGCTTGTTTTGATTCAGAGTTACGTTTGCTTATTTTCAAGTATTTAGAGGACATTGAGTTGTATTTTAGGACTCAAGTCGCCTATCATCATGGAAATAAATACGGAGCTTTAGCTTATAAAGAAGCGACTGCTTTTAATAAATTTCATAAACATAATGAATTTTTAGGAAATGTTGAAAAGGAGTTGGAACATAGGAAGAAAAGCCCTATTTATAAGCATCACCACCGAAAATATGATGGAGAATTTCCTATCTGGGTTTTAGTAGAATTTTTTACTTTTGGAATGACTTCGAAATTTTTTGCAGATTCTCCGATAGATATCCAGAAAGATATTGCTAAAAATGTTGGTATAAAGTCTACTCAAGTTAGAACCTATCTAGAAGTTGCAGTGGTTCTAAGAAATTACTGTGCCCACTATAATCGTTTATATTATACAAGCTTCACAAAGGTCCCTGGTCAACTCCCTACTTTCATGAACGAAAATAGTAAATTGAAAAATAGACTAATGGCACAACTTTATGCGGTTAAAAGCCTCCATCCTGATAAGAAAAAATGGAATGAAGGATTTCTAGGTGAATTGTCAGCACTCATTAAACGTTATCAAGCAGTAATTCATCTGCATCATATTGGATTTGTAGAGGAGTGGGAAAAAGTACTAAAGAAATGAGGAAGTATAATATGAACATCCTAGAGGAAATCCAAAACTGTCCTGTTGAGTGGAAAGATTTAGGGGAAGTGGTATTTCTAAAACGTGGAAAAACAATTACCTCTAAAACAGCTACTGATGGACCTTATCCAGTTATTTCTGGAGGTCAGAAGCCTGCATACTTCCATGGAGACTTTAACAGAGAAGGTGAAACAATAACTGTTGCAGGTAGTGGTGCATATGCAGGTTTTGTGATGTATTGGAATGAACCGATATTTGTATCAGATGCTTTTTCTATTAAACCATTTGATAAAATGTTAAGTACAAAGTATTTATACCATTATCTCCTTGAAAAACAAGGAATACTTTTTAGTCTAAAAAAAGGATCAGGAGTACCACACGTGTATCCTAAGGATGTTTCAAGAATTTCCATCCCTATTCCTCCGTTAGAAATTCAAGAAAAAATCGTGCAAAAACTTGACAAAATGACTGAGTATGTTACAGAATTGACCTCAGAATTGACCTCAGAATTGACCTCACGTAAAAAGCAATATTCTTATTATCGAGATAAACTCTTATCCTTTGAGGATGAAGTT carries:
- a CDS encoding Abi family protein — protein: MKIKEFKTWDEQVAKLIEHGCKDIKSNEYAIDILQKVNYYRLTAYFLPFRDKETQKYDSSKVSLEKIYGIACFDSELRLLIFKYLEDIELYFRTQVAYHHGNKYGALAYKEATAFNKFHKHNEFLGNVEKELEHRKKSPIYKHHHRKYDGEFPIWVLVEFFTFGMTSKFFADSPIDIQKDIAKNVGIKSTQVRTYLEVAVVLRNYCAHYNRLYYTSFTKVPGQLPTFMNENSKLKNRLMAQLYAVKSLHPDKKKWNEGFLGELSALIKRYQAVIHLHHIGFVEEWEKVLKK